One window from the genome of Macaca fascicularis isolate 582-1 chromosome 7, T2T-MFA8v1.1 encodes:
- the LOC135971771 gene encoding dynamin-1-like, with the protein MEESAEHAQRCAEMLRMHHMLKEALSVIGDINTGTISTPTWSVDNSWLQVLRVLAGRRSHNSCQRVTEGRVPGPR; encoded by the exons ATGGAGGAGTCAGCAGAGCATGCACAGCGGTGCGCCGAGATGCTGCGCATGCACCACATGCTGAAGGAGGCGCTCAGCGTCATCGGCGACATCAACACGGGCACCATCAGCACGCCCACGTGGTCTGTGGACAACTCCTGGCTGCAGGTGCTGAGAGTCCTTGCCGGACGCAG gtcCCATAATAGCTGCCAGCGTGTGACGGAAGGCAGGGTCCCTGGTCCCCGCTGA